One Effusibacillus lacus genomic region harbors:
- a CDS encoding SDR family oxidoreductase: MNVKELFDLTGKVAIVTGGGRGLGEQIAVGLAEAGADVVVCSRKKEACDEVAEQLKAMGRKSLAVACDVTVPADVERVVRETKEQFGKVDILINNSGISWGAPMDEYPLDKFKQVMDVNVTGLFLMSQAVGREMLAQKYGRIVNIASIAGLRGSDPRVMNAIAYNASKGAVISFTRDLAVKWAHHGITVNALAPGFFPSKMSAPLLQKFGDMILQGTPMKRFGGDDDLKGAAVFLASDAAAYITGQVLAVDGGVTAS; encoded by the coding sequence ATGAACGTGAAAGAACTATTCGATCTGACGGGGAAGGTCGCCATAGTGACTGGAGGCGGCCGCGGGCTTGGAGAACAAATTGCTGTAGGACTTGCCGAAGCAGGTGCCGATGTGGTCGTATGTTCCCGCAAGAAAGAGGCTTGTGACGAAGTGGCTGAACAATTGAAGGCTATGGGCCGCAAGAGTCTTGCCGTCGCTTGTGACGTTACCGTTCCGGCAGATGTGGAGCGGGTGGTCCGGGAAACGAAGGAACAATTTGGCAAGGTCGATATCCTGATCAACAACTCGGGCATCTCTTGGGGAGCCCCAATGGATGAGTACCCGTTGGACAAATTCAAACAAGTGATGGACGTTAACGTCACGGGGCTGTTCTTGATGTCCCAAGCAGTTGGCCGGGAAATGCTGGCCCAGAAATACGGCCGCATCGTAAACATTGCTTCGATTGCAGGCCTGAGAGGAAGTGACCCTCGGGTGATGAACGCAATTGCCTACAATGCGAGCAAGGGAGCCGTTATCTCTTTCACCCGTGATCTGGCTGTCAAATGGGCACATCATGGAATTACGGTAAACGCTCTGGCTCCAGGATTCTTCCCGTCCAAAATGTCTGCTCCACTGCTGCAGAAGTTCGGAGACATGATCCTGCAAGGCACTCCCATGAAGCGGTTTGGTGGAGACGATGACTTGAAAGGGGCAGCTGTGTTTCTCGCATCGGATGCGGCAGCCTATATTACCGGCCAAGTGTTGGCGGTAGACGGTGGCGTTACGGCAAGCTAA
- a CDS encoding acyl-CoA dehydrogenase family protein, translated as MDFELTAEQREIQKLAHEFAEKEIRPAAPHYDETEEFPWEIVKKAHKIGLTTFSYPEEFGGGGIDDPISSLLVSEELAWGCAGIAVAINGTHLPMAAIMAMGTPEQKKRWIPMMTDPEDCKIGAMGLTEPGAGSDVSSIQTTARREGDYYVLNGTKQFITNGGIADIHVVFATLDRGKGWGGVAAFLIDDKHTPGFSMGRKEKKMGVRASHTAQIIMEDVRVPVENRLGGEPGDPDHVPGYLGALKMLEHTRPGVAASALGIARAAYEYALGYAKERIQFGVPIIEHQAIAFKLADMATKIDAARLLVWRAGWLRHKGIGFKRGEGSMAKLFAGDVAMETTMEAIQILGGYGFIKEYPVEKWARDAKIYQIWEGTAEIQRLVISRAIAKYGR; from the coding sequence ATCGACTTTGAATTAACTGCGGAACAACGCGAAATCCAAAAACTGGCACATGAATTTGCGGAAAAGGAGATCCGCCCCGCGGCTCCCCATTACGACGAGACCGAGGAGTTCCCTTGGGAGATTGTAAAGAAGGCTCACAAGATCGGCCTCACCACCTTTTCCTATCCAGAGGAGTTTGGCGGGGGCGGCATTGATGACCCTATTTCCAGCTTGCTTGTATCAGAGGAACTGGCCTGGGGCTGCGCCGGAATCGCGGTGGCGATTAACGGCACCCACCTGCCTATGGCTGCAATCATGGCGATGGGAACACCGGAGCAAAAGAAACGCTGGATCCCGATGATGACCGACCCGGAAGACTGTAAAATCGGCGCGATGGGACTCACCGAACCGGGAGCCGGATCGGACGTATCCTCCATTCAGACAACAGCCAGAAGGGAAGGAGATTATTACGTTCTGAACGGAACCAAACAGTTTATTACCAATGGCGGGATTGCCGATATCCATGTGGTATTTGCCACTCTTGACCGCGGCAAGGGGTGGGGAGGCGTAGCGGCCTTCCTGATTGACGACAAGCACACTCCCGGCTTTTCGATGGGACGCAAAGAAAAGAAAATGGGCGTGCGTGCTTCTCATACCGCTCAGATCATTATGGAGGATGTTCGGGTGCCTGTCGAAAACCGATTGGGTGGTGAACCGGGAGATCCGGACCATGTACCCGGCTATCTTGGGGCCCTGAAGATGTTGGAGCACACCCGCCCCGGCGTAGCTGCTTCCGCCCTTGGCATCGCACGGGCCGCTTACGAATACGCTTTGGGATATGCCAAAGAACGGATCCAGTTCGGGGTTCCGATCATCGAACATCAGGCGATTGCCTTCAAGCTGGCGGATATGGCAACAAAGATTGATGCGGCAAGGCTCCTTGTGTGGAGGGCAGGATGGTTAAGACATAAGGGAATCGGTTTCAAGCGGGGAGAAGGCAGTATGGCCAAGCTGTTTGCCGGAGACGTGGCGATGGAGACGACAATGGAAGCGATTCAGATTCTTGGCGGGTATGGATTCATCAAGGAATACCCGGTGGAAAAATGGGCCCGTGACGCCAAGATCTATCAGATCTGGGAAGGCACCGCCGAAATCCAGCGATTGGTCATTTCCAGAGCGATCGCCAAATATGGTCGTTAA
- the asnS gene encoding asparagine--tRNA ligase → MKTTIKNIGQHVGQEVLIEGWLWNKRSSGKIQFLQLRDGTGFIQGVVVKAEVPEQVFETCNQLTQESSIRVKGIVRADDRAPSGFELTVTDVELVHLANEYPITPKEHGVDFLLDHRHLWIRSPRQRAILKIRAEIIKAIRTYLDGNGFVQVDPPILTPSSCEGTTNLFHTKYFDEDAYLTQSGQLYMEAAAMALGRVYSFGPTFRAEKSKTRRHLIEFWMIEPEMAYCTHEENMAIQEGLVQHIVRHILESCKLELKAIGRDPKPLENVIAGPFPRITYDDAVKLLQEKGHDFPWGEDFGAPHETEIVQHFERPVFVEKFPAKIKAFYMQPDPDRPEVVLGADLLAPEGYGEIIGGSQRIHDLELLKQRFDEHDFGDAYNWYLDLRKYGSVPHAGFGIGLERTIAWICGLDHVRETIPFPRLLNRLYP, encoded by the coding sequence TTGAAAACCACCATTAAGAATATCGGACAACATGTGGGACAAGAAGTCTTGATCGAAGGATGGCTTTGGAACAAGCGTTCCAGCGGAAAAATTCAATTTCTCCAACTTCGGGACGGCACCGGTTTTATCCAGGGGGTCGTCGTTAAAGCGGAAGTACCGGAGCAGGTGTTTGAAACCTGCAACCAGTTGACGCAAGAATCGTCAATCCGTGTAAAAGGGATTGTTCGCGCGGATGACCGGGCACCCAGCGGTTTTGAGCTGACCGTAACCGATGTGGAATTGGTCCACTTGGCAAACGAGTACCCCATTACTCCGAAGGAACACGGGGTGGACTTTCTGCTGGATCACCGCCATTTGTGGATTCGTTCTCCTCGTCAAAGAGCAATCCTGAAGATTCGGGCGGAGATTATCAAAGCAATCCGAACGTATCTGGACGGAAACGGATTCGTGCAGGTGGATCCCCCGATATTGACTCCGTCTTCCTGTGAGGGTACAACGAATCTGTTTCATACCAAATATTTTGATGAAGACGCCTACTTGACCCAATCCGGACAGCTCTATATGGAAGCTGCCGCGATGGCACTTGGTCGGGTGTATTCCTTTGGCCCGACCTTCCGCGCGGAGAAATCCAAGACCCGTCGCCACCTGATTGAGTTTTGGATGATCGAACCGGAAATGGCCTATTGTACCCATGAAGAGAATATGGCCATCCAGGAAGGCCTGGTGCAGCATATTGTTCGGCATATTCTCGAATCCTGCAAGCTTGAACTCAAAGCCATCGGGCGGGATCCAAAACCGTTGGAGAATGTAATAGCAGGTCCTTTCCCGCGTATCACCTATGATGACGCAGTAAAGCTGTTGCAGGAGAAAGGCCATGACTTCCCGTGGGGGGAAGATTTCGGCGCACCCCACGAAACGGAAATTGTGCAACATTTTGAACGTCCCGTATTCGTGGAAAAATTTCCTGCCAAAATCAAGGCTTTTTACATGCAACCGGATCCTGACCGGCCTGAAGTGGTGCTGGGGGCAGACTTGCTGGCACCGGAAGGATACGGCGAAATCATCGGCGGATCCCAAAGAATTCATGATCTGGAACTGCTGAAGCAAAGATTTGACGAGCATGATTTTGGCGATGCCTACAACTGGTATTTGGATCTTCGCAAGTATGGCAGCGTCCCGCACGCAGGCTTTGGCATCGGACTGGAGAGAACCATTGCTTGGATCTGCGGCCTGGATCACGTCAGGGAAACCATTCCGTTCCCGCGGCTCCTGAACCGGTTGTATCCCTAA
- a CDS encoding 3-hydroxyacyl-CoA dehydrogenase NAD-binding domain-containing protein — MAMEKIRTIAVIGAGAMGSQIAMLCALAGFKTYLQDIS, encoded by the coding sequence ATGGCGATGGAAAAGATTCGTACAATTGCCGTTATTGGAGCAGGGGCAATGGGGTCGCAAATCGCAATGCTGTGCGCACTGGCAGGTTTTAAGACCTATCTGCAGGACATTTCCG
- a CDS encoding DnaD domain protein, giving the protein MSESRLISTRIEKEYDPVQNEWTAEIEFVVHKSALFSGFLAEIPPMQLHTLICLSLFMKENGKIEISTADLARALGVSFDQARKRIDSLLSFRYRDKPVVHMNKVQETNEDTRLTLSILPVSPVTLMDERESKAAESFSSKNSEYLFEYLRMMLGASTLSDQEKELLVTLQNYPYELPPQVIEVLIEHVMEYKETFDRPYLMTIAHSWSISGIYTKEQAMRWIRETKKLSPQVMTENSPETYLLQYLRERIKKQPSAVQINMIFQLLEEPFKLEPGCIEVLIDHVTTQIAISKGKPDFPKKYVEVIVQDWLEREVRTREAAIKEVEEWNQRYSMKPLDVYGTKERFSILPKSKTSSKVKSEYLEELRKAGLK; this is encoded by the coding sequence ATGAGCGAATCCAGGTTGATTTCGACTCGGATTGAAAAAGAGTACGATCCAGTACAAAACGAATGGACTGCCGAAATCGAGTTTGTGGTTCACAAAAGCGCTTTGTTCTCCGGATTTTTGGCCGAAATTCCGCCCATGCAGCTGCACACGCTGATTTGTCTATCCCTGTTTATGAAAGAAAATGGCAAGATTGAGATCTCCACTGCCGATTTGGCAAGAGCTTTGGGTGTTTCTTTCGACCAGGCCAGAAAGCGGATCGATTCCCTCCTTTCTTTTCGTTACCGGGACAAGCCGGTGGTGCACATGAACAAAGTTCAGGAAACCAACGAGGATACACGCTTAACGTTATCCATCCTGCCTGTATCGCCGGTCACACTGATGGATGAACGCGAGAGCAAAGCTGCAGAATCATTCTCTTCCAAGAATTCCGAGTATCTGTTTGAGTATCTGAGAATGATGTTGGGAGCGAGCACGCTGTCCGATCAGGAAAAGGAACTGCTTGTAACTCTGCAGAACTATCCATATGAACTGCCGCCTCAGGTGATTGAGGTGTTAATAGAACATGTAATGGAATACAAGGAAACTTTTGACCGTCCATATTTGATGACGATAGCCCATTCCTGGTCGATTTCCGGTATCTACACAAAAGAACAGGCCATGCGTTGGATCCGGGAAACCAAAAAGCTGTCGCCGCAGGTCATGACAGAGAATTCTCCGGAAACCTACCTGCTTCAGTACCTGCGGGAGCGCATCAAGAAACAGCCGTCAGCGGTTCAAATCAACATGATTTTTCAACTGCTGGAAGAACCCTTCAAGCTGGAACCCGGTTGCATTGAAGTGCTGATTGATCATGTAACAACCCAGATTGCCATATCCAAGGGCAAGCCCGATTTTCCCAAAAAGTATGTGGAAGTCATTGTTCAAGACTGGCTGGAGCGGGAAGTTCGCACCCGGGAAGCGGCCATCAAAGAAGTGGAAGAATGGAATCAGCGGTACTCGATGAAACCGTTGGATGTCTACGGAACCAAGGAACGGTTTTCCATTCTGCCCAAATCCAAAACTTCTTCCAAGGTCAAGAGCGAGTATTTGGAAGAATTGCGTAAAGCCGGGTTGAAATAG
- a CDS encoding ATP-binding protein, whose product MDKPTPIGFLLKQAAGMAKGYLNPKMLQAPKQYWEEVFPELKVADLPASYYTNSVSLKLMHILSDRKKCEGCTGFSACPKEEDAKGHQFSIGLTETGITEQVTKCKFYRQHLAEQQEHKLWAFSGLNEGHRRMTFENYPDEQKRLNRELCLKAFQFANEYEPGADMKGLYIFGRFGTAKTHLACAIMNRLISRKVGVLYVQAEKTFAALSDLYFRENRDGLPTRSQILDKYISTDVLVIDELGHENVNESSIWALYTILNGREPERKPVVITSNFSPIELAERYLNRAQEETRRRTEALVSRLLWLTEQYEMVGKDYRYRDLSH is encoded by the coding sequence ATGGACAAGCCAACCCCAATTGGATTCCTGCTAAAACAGGCAGCGGGCATGGCAAAAGGTTATCTCAATCCTAAAATGCTTCAGGCTCCCAAACAATATTGGGAAGAAGTGTTTCCCGAGTTAAAAGTCGCGGATCTGCCGGCGTCTTACTATACAAACAGTGTATCCCTGAAACTGATGCATATCCTTTCGGACAGGAAAAAATGCGAGGGATGCACCGGGTTTTCCGCTTGCCCAAAAGAAGAGGATGCAAAAGGGCACCAATTCTCCATCGGACTGACCGAAACGGGCATTACGGAACAGGTGACCAAATGCAAGTTTTACCGGCAGCATCTGGCGGAACAGCAGGAACACAAACTTTGGGCTTTTTCAGGATTAAACGAAGGCCATCGGCGAATGACCTTTGAAAACTACCCGGACGAACAGAAACGCTTAAACAGGGAACTCTGTCTTAAAGCATTCCAGTTTGCCAACGAGTATGAGCCGGGGGCCGATATGAAGGGCTTGTATATTTTTGGCCGGTTTGGCACGGCAAAAACCCACTTGGCTTGCGCCATCATGAACCGGTTGATTTCTCGGAAGGTCGGGGTTTTATATGTGCAGGCGGAAAAGACATTTGCCGCTTTGTCGGACCTGTATTTCCGCGAGAACCGGGACGGATTGCCGACACGGTCCCAAATTCTCGACAAATACATCTCCACAGATGTTCTGGTAATAGACGAACTTGGGCATGAAAACGTGAACGAATCTTCCATTTGGGCGTTGTATACAATTTTGAACGGACGGGAACCGGAACGGAAGCCAGTGGTTATAACATCCAATTTTTCGCCGATTGAACTGGCCGAACGTTATTTGAACCGTGCCCAGGAAGAGACGAGAAGGCGGACCGAAGCACTTGTTTCGCGTTTATTGTGGTTGACCGAACAATATGAGATGGTGGGAAAAGACTACCGTTACCGTGACTTAAGTCACTAG
- a CDS encoding branched-chain amino acid ABC transporter permease: MDLFFQQAINGLVVGSIYSLVALGITLIYGIMHLPNFAHGHLYMLGAYFTFFMMTLYGFSYWPAILVSVAALVLIGMLLERIVFRPLQNAPHINSMIAAVGVMLFIEATARVLWGSDYRRLDSPYGGVINLFGITITQQRLIVIIAAIVLMVGLNLFLKRTVVGSTIEAMAQSREGAFLVGINANRVSLLTFAIASGLAAAAASLAAPINLVYPSMGAMVNLKAFVIIVLGGMGSIPGAVLGGYILGMAESMSGTYVNSEYKDLVAFILLVLIMTVKPTGLFAKEVR, encoded by the coding sequence ATGGACCTGTTTTTTCAACAAGCGATCAACGGTTTGGTGGTAGGAAGCATTTACAGTTTGGTGGCATTGGGGATTACGCTGATCTATGGAATTATGCACCTGCCCAATTTTGCTCATGGTCATCTCTATATGTTGGGTGCTTATTTTACGTTCTTCATGATGACCCTATATGGGTTCAGTTACTGGCCTGCCATCTTGGTATCGGTCGCAGCCCTCGTGTTGATTGGGATGTTGCTGGAGCGGATCGTGTTTCGTCCCCTTCAGAATGCGCCTCACATAAACTCGATGATAGCGGCGGTCGGCGTCATGTTGTTTATCGAAGCAACCGCACGTGTCTTGTGGGGATCTGACTACCGGCGTCTGGACTCTCCGTATGGCGGTGTTATCAACTTATTTGGCATAACCATTACCCAACAAAGATTGATCGTGATTATTGCTGCTATCGTATTGATGGTTGGACTGAATCTGTTTTTGAAGCGAACCGTCGTTGGGTCAACCATTGAAGCAATGGCCCAGAGCAGGGAAGGGGCTTTCCTGGTTGGGATCAATGCCAACAGGGTGTCCCTTCTGACCTTTGCCATCGCATCGGGACTTGCAGCCGCCGCTGCCTCTCTGGCCGCCCCCATCAACCTGGTCTACCCTTCCATGGGAGCCATGGTAAATCTCAAGGCATTTGTCATCATAGTCCTTGGCGGTATGGGCAGTATTCCGGGGGCCGTGTTGGGGGGATACATCCTCGGCATGGCGGAAAGCATGTCCGGAACCTATGTGAACAGCGAATATAAAGATCTGGTCGCGTTTATTCTGCTGGTGTTGATCATGACGGTGAAACCGACGGGGCTGTTTGCAAAGGAGGTGCGATAA
- a CDS encoding DUF5590 domain-containing protein: MKKVIWTGLLAIAVLLVGAFFLIKEITHAQMPDLETAARLALDHSALNQVEGYEQYTGGPTCYVFLGKDKLGRSMMVFSTKERVLGSEYLDKGVTGSAAEDKARKEAGLTEIIKTTPGLVDSLMKNPSAGKASGRFLWEVYGASPQGQKKYVYLDFYTGNVIATYVLKPTE, encoded by the coding sequence ATGAAGAAAGTAATCTGGACTGGGCTATTGGCGATTGCGGTACTTTTGGTAGGGGCATTTTTTCTGATCAAAGAGATCACGCATGCACAGATGCCTGACCTGGAAACTGCGGCCCGGTTAGCCCTCGATCATTCCGCACTCAATCAAGTGGAGGGGTATGAACAGTACACGGGTGGCCCCACATGCTATGTATTTCTGGGGAAGGACAAGCTGGGCAGGTCCATGATGGTGTTTTCGACCAAAGAACGGGTTCTCGGTTCCGAGTACCTGGATAAAGGTGTGACAGGATCCGCCGCTGAGGATAAAGCTCGAAAAGAGGCTGGACTCACTGAGATTATCAAAACAACTCCGGGTCTGGTCGACTCTCTTATGAAAAATCCCTCTGCCGGCAAGGCGTCAGGCCGGTTCCTTTGGGAAGTGTATGGGGCCAGCCCACAGGGACAAAAGAAGTATGTATATTTGGACTTTTACACGGGAAATGTGATTGCAACCTATGTGCTGAAACCAACAGAGTAA
- a CDS encoding 3-hydroxyacyl-CoA dehydrogenase family protein — TSLQKALDSLKFQMSRRVEKKRITETEYKMAFARMHLTTDLAEAVGTSDFIVEAIVEKLEEKRQLFAKLDELAPKHAILATNSSTIVNSKIATATSRPDKVCNMHFFNPPLKMDLVEVVTGPETSEETARTAVKLVKKLGKTPILLRKEISGFIANRLLGAMNREALSLLEQGIATHEEIDLAAREALGHPMGPFALMDMTGLDVNYYVQLQQYEESGDPLLKPSRILQEKFEKGELGRKSGKGFYTY; from the coding sequence AGACCAGCTTGCAAAAGGCGCTCGACAGTCTCAAATTTCAAATGAGCCGCAGGGTGGAAAAGAAACGAATTACCGAAACGGAATACAAAATGGCTTTTGCCCGCATGCATCTGACCACCGATTTGGCTGAAGCTGTCGGCACCTCCGATTTCATTGTTGAAGCGATTGTGGAGAAGTTGGAGGAAAAAAGACAGCTTTTTGCCAAACTGGATGAGCTGGCACCAAAACATGCGATCTTGGCCACCAACAGTTCCACCATTGTCAATTCGAAGATCGCAACTGCCACCAGTCGACCTGACAAGGTATGCAACATGCACTTCTTTAATCCCCCCTTGAAAATGGACCTGGTTGAGGTGGTGACGGGGCCGGAGACATCGGAAGAAACTGCCCGGACTGCGGTTAAACTTGTCAAAAAACTCGGCAAGACCCCCATTTTGCTCCGCAAAGAGATTTCCGGTTTCATTGCCAACAGGTTGCTCGGAGCCATGAACCGGGAAGCGTTAAGCCTTCTGGAACAAGGAATTGCAACACATGAAGAGATTGATCTGGCAGCCAGGGAAGCCTTGGGACATCCGATGGGACCTTTCGCTTTGATGGACATGACGGGTCTTGATGTCAATTATTACGTCCAATTGCAGCAGTATGAAGAATCGGGAGATCCTTTGTTGAAACCTTCCCGCATTCTGCAGGAAAAATTTGAAAAGGGAGAGCTCGGACGAAAATCCGGCAAAGGATTCTACACCTATTGA
- a CDS encoding TetR/AcrR family transcriptional regulator, translating into MNLQEELIKTAVKLFEERGYARTSVQDIVTVAGVTKGAFYHYFTGKEDVLMMLHEQYINHLLGQSREISSRPDLGPKAKLRELMKILLGEIAQYGGHAKVFFQEKNHLHPDHLELIREKRDEYFLLFEKVVREGIESGDFRSDLDPVITTLGVLGICNWSYRWFRPDGKYSSNEVANMFGEMIERGISS; encoded by the coding sequence ATGAATCTCCAGGAAGAACTGATCAAGACTGCCGTGAAGCTCTTTGAAGAGAGGGGCTATGCCCGTACATCCGTTCAGGATATTGTAACGGTCGCCGGAGTTACCAAGGGGGCGTTTTACCATTATTTTACCGGAAAAGAAGATGTACTGATGATGTTGCATGAGCAATATATTAACCACCTGCTGGGACAATCACGGGAAATCAGCAGCCGTCCGGATCTTGGTCCGAAAGCAAAACTTAGGGAACTCATGAAGATCCTGCTTGGTGAAATTGCCCAGTACGGAGGCCATGCCAAAGTGTTTTTCCAGGAGAAGAACCATCTGCATCCGGACCACCTGGAACTCATAAGAGAAAAAAGAGATGAATATTTTCTACTGTTCGAAAAGGTGGTCAGGGAAGGGATCGAATCCGGAGATTTCCGTTCCGACCTGGATCCGGTCATTACAACCCTGGGAGTTTTGGGAATCTGCAACTGGTCTTATCGCTGGTTCCGCCCTGACGGCAAGTATTCCAGCAATGAGGTTGCAAACATGTTTGGCGAGATGATTGAAAGAGGCATTTCCAGCTAG
- a CDS encoding AAA family ATPase, producing the protein MIREAIVGIGIAITVFFAYLGTNVLPLVLLIGLLFAISVVVEKRGVVSTGHREHPSSHRVEFENIGGQESAKRELMEALDFLRHRDKIKSLGIRPLKGILLTGPPGTGKTLMAKAAATYTDSVFVSASGSEFVEMYVGVGASRVRDLFKKARSLARKEGKDSAIVFIDEIDVIGGKRGGGQGHQEYDQTLNQLLTEMDGMQTTSNPLVLVVAATNRVDMLDPALLRPGRFDRQIKVDLPDKEGRLHILKIQTANKPLAKDVDLESIAKESYGFSGAQLESLTNEAAILALREDKQEIETRHFRDAVDKVLLGEKTGKRPSSEELLRVSVHELGHAIASESVRPGSVAHITIAPRGNALGFVRQVPQQDSYLYTKEQLEGQMKVALAGAVAEELIFGNRSTGASNDFMQASNLARTIVSCGLSSLGIVDADNLQRNVLDEEIRKILSDIEKLTIELLEPFKDGIRQLSQTLVEEESMTGDAFRQWLSRQKPKQFAHA; encoded by the coding sequence ATGATACGGGAAGCAATTGTCGGTATCGGAATTGCAATAACAGTCTTCTTTGCCTACCTGGGAACTAACGTGCTTCCGTTGGTTCTTTTGATTGGGTTGCTGTTCGCAATTTCCGTCGTGGTTGAAAAAAGGGGTGTCGTTTCCACCGGTCACCGGGAACACCCTTCCTCCCACAGAGTGGAATTTGAGAATATTGGCGGACAAGAGTCGGCTAAACGGGAACTGATGGAAGCACTTGATTTCCTGCGGCACCGGGATAAGATCAAGAGTTTGGGCATCCGTCCCTTAAAAGGGATTCTGTTGACGGGCCCGCCAGGTACGGGCAAAACTTTAATGGCCAAAGCGGCTGCCACCTATACCGATTCTGTTTTCGTCTCCGCAAGCGGATCTGAATTTGTCGAGATGTACGTCGGGGTAGGGGCGTCGCGAGTCCGTGACCTGTTCAAGAAAGCGCGCAGTCTTGCCAGAAAAGAAGGCAAAGATTCCGCCATCGTCTTTATCGACGAAATTGATGTAATTGGCGGAAAGCGTGGAGGAGGACAAGGCCATCAAGAGTATGACCAAACCTTAAACCAGTTGTTAACCGAGATGGACGGTATGCAAACCACATCCAATCCGCTTGTCCTGGTTGTGGCTGCGACGAACAGGGTTGACATGCTGGATCCCGCCTTGCTCCGACCGGGCCGGTTCGACCGGCAGATTAAAGTGGATTTGCCTGATAAGGAAGGGCGTCTGCATATCCTCAAGATTCAAACCGCCAACAAACCGTTGGCGAAAGATGTGGACCTTGAATCTATTGCCAAAGAATCATACGGATTTTCCGGGGCGCAATTGGAGAGCCTTACAAATGAAGCGGCCATTCTGGCGCTTAGGGAAGACAAGCAAGAGATTGAGACAAGACACTTCCGTGACGCGGTTGATAAAGTGCTGCTCGGAGAAAAGACAGGCAAGCGTCCATCCTCTGAGGAACTGCTCCGCGTCTCTGTCCACGAACTGGGACACGCAATAGCTTCCGAATCGGTTCGACCCGGTTCCGTTGCCCATATCACAATTGCGCCTCGCGGCAATGCCCTCGGTTTTGTCCGGCAAGTGCCTCAGCAGGATTCCTACCTGTACACCAAGGAACAATTGGAAGGGCAAATGAAAGTGGCACTGGCGGGAGCGGTGGCCGAAGAGTTGATTTTCGGCAACCGGTCAACGGGTGCGTCAAACGATTTTATGCAGGCATCGAACCTGGCGCGTACAATTGTCAGTTGCGGCCTCTCAAGTCTGGGGATTGTGGATGCTGACAATCTGCAGCGCAATGTATTGGATGAAGAAATTCGCAAAATCCTTTCAGACATAGAGAAACTCACCATTGAACTGCTGGAACCTTTCAAAGACGGCATTCGGCAATTGTCGCAAACGCTTGTGGAAGAAGAGAGCATGACGGGAGATGCGTTCCGACAGTGGTTGTCCCGGCAAAAACCAAAGCAGTTTGCACATGCGTAA